In a single window of the Magnolia sinica isolate HGM2019 chromosome 7, MsV1, whole genome shotgun sequence genome:
- the LOC131252012 gene encoding uncharacterized protein LOC131252012: MKDLSLLLLKNSLAAKMKKGLGSFCNGVSSTSTLNQHRTDHDISYAVTPSLLSSYFDDGNFTQSPPSLEDMIMQLELEEEAARKANLNEYGGLRHRMSCVNNSDILRSARNALNQYPRFSLDGRDAMYRSSFRNFGLQAGRYEGGRRSVCCGDRVAGRFRMDGYDLDLERNHGLPPTLAGETVVWCKPGVVAQLMGLEAMPLPISGRHGKGRLKSKIRKENLKRIERHECEKRRLYMGMHACGVGTGRETVGSCSKPNYRVMPPITVEPTKGGMGWRIR; this comes from the coding sequence ATGAaagatctctctctccttctcctcaAGAACTCCCTTGCAGCCAAGATGAAGAAAGGCCTCGGAAGCTTTTGCAATGGCGTCAGCTCCACCTCAACACTCAACCAACACAGGACCGACCATGACATCTCGTATGCGGTCACCccatctctcctcagctcctacTTCGATGACGGTAATTTCACGCAGAGCCCGCCTTCCCTGGAGGACATGATCATGCAGCTGGAATTAGAGGAGGAGGCTGCGAGGAAGGCCAATCTCAATGAGTATGGTGGTCTCCGACATAGGATGTCGTGTGTGAACAACTCCGACATCCTACGGTCTGCGAGGAACGCGTTGAATCAGTACCCAAGGTTTTCTCTAGACGGGAGAGATGCAATGTACCGCTCATCCTTCAGGAACTTTGGTCTGCAAGCGGGCCGTTACGAAGGTGGCCGGAGATCCGTGTGTTGTGGGGATAGAGTCGCAGGGCGATTTCgcatggatggttatgatctgGACTTGGAGAGAAATCATGGGCTACCACCAACTTTAGCTGGGGAGACTGTGGTGTGGtgcaagccaggagttgtggcccaactgatgggCTTGGAGGCCATGCCACTGCCCATCAGTGGTAGACATGGTAAAGGGAGATTGAAGTCTAAGATTCGGAAAGAAAATCTCAAAAGGATTGAAAGGCATGAATGTGAAAAAAGAAGGCTCTACatgggcatgcatgcatgtgGGGTAGGAACTGGGAGAGAAACTGTGGGGTCATGTTCGAAGCCGAATTACCGTGTGATGCCGCCGATCACCGTCGAACCAACGAAGGGTGGGATGGGTTGGCGGATTCGCTAG